Proteins encoded within one genomic window of Raphanus sativus cultivar WK10039 unplaced genomic scaffold, ASM80110v3 Scaffold1336, whole genome shotgun sequence:
- the LOC130504059 gene encoding ABC transporter I family member 6, chloroplastic-like, whose translation MAGVNLQLRHSYSIAQFLPNVSSPPPPPQRVRLLTSPSRVLFSNLRANSPTLRTTRRSDTIASSSVSSAVDSDSLVGDGGEVGRIPLLEVKELRAVIVETRQEILKGVNLVVYEGEVHAVMGKNGSGKSTFSKVLVGHPDYEVTGGSIEFKGQNLVDMEPEERSLAGLFMSFQSPVEIPGVSNMDFLNMAFNARKRKLGQPELDPIQFYSHLVSKLEVVNMKTDFLNRNVNEGFSGGERKRNEILQLAVLGAEMAILDEIDSGLDVDALQDVAKAVNGLLTPKNSVLMITHYQRLLDYIKPTLIHIMENGRIIKTGDNSLAKLLEKEGYKAISG comes from the exons ATGGCCGGCGTAAACCTACAGCTCCGTCACTCGTACTCTATCGCTCAATTCCTCCCAAAtgtttcttctcctcctcctcctcctcagcgAGTTCGTCTCTTAACTTCACCCTCTCGTGTTCTCTTCTCTAATCTCCGGGCCAATTCTCCAACCTTACGAACCACTCGCCGCTCTGATACTATCGCTTCGTCTTCCGTATCCTCCGCCGTAGATTCTGATTCGTTGGTGGGAGACGGCGGTGAAGTGGGGAGGATCCCTTTGCTGGAGGTTAAGGAATTGAGAGCTGTGATCGTTGAAACGAGGCAGGAGATACTTAAAGGCGTCAACTTGGTTGTCTACGAAGGAGAG GTTCACGCAGTGATGGGGAAGAATGGTTCAGGGAAGAGCACATTCTCTAAG gttCTTGTTGGTCATCCGGATTACGAAGTGACTGGGGGAAGTATTGAATTTAAAGGGCAGAATCTGGTTGATATGGAACCGGAGGAGAGATCTCTTGCTGGTCTCTTCATGAGTTTCCAGTCTCCTGTTGAGATCCCTGGTGTTAGCAATATGGATTTCTTGAATATGGCTTTCAATGCTCGGAAACGGAAGCTCGGTCAGCCTGAGCTTGATCCAATCCAG TTTTACAGCCACTTAGTATCAAAACTTGAAGTTGTGAACATGAAGACCGATTTTCTGAACAGGAATGTGAATGAAGGATTTAGTGGTGGTGAAAGGAAACGCAATGAGATTCTACAGTTAGCG GTACTTGGAGCAGAGATGGCTATACTGGACGAGATTGATTCAGGGTTGGATGTTGATGCTCTTCAAGATGTGGCAAAGGCGGTGAATGGTCTTTTGACACCAAAAAACTCTGTGCTGATGATAACCCACTACCAACGCCTACTTGACTACATTAAACCAACTCTCATTCACATCATG GAGAATGGAAGAATCATTAAAACCGGAGACAACTCCTTGGCAAAATTACTGGAAAAGGAAGGCTACAAGGCCATATCCGGTTAG
- the LOC108862054 gene encoding calcium-dependent protein kinase 2: MGNVCVGPTISGNSFVQAVSAAIWRPRIGAEQASSHGSGSASKEASSSHGKGGEVSKEASASGPLPDQVQNKPPEQVTMSNPRTIPEAETKSKPDAPEEIKQEVVLQVDKTKSEATKPDAKSETNPEKKPEPNKPKHMRRVSSAGLRTESVLQRKTENFKEFYSLGRKLGQGQFGTTFLCVEKGTGNEYACKSISKRKLLTDEDVEDVRREIQIMHHLAGHPNVISIKGAYEDVVAVHLVMELCSGGELFDRIIQRGHYTERKAAELARTIVGVLETCHSLGVMHRDLKPENFLFVSKEEDSLLKTIDFGLSMFFKPDEIFTDVVGSPYYVAPEVLRKRYGSESDVWSAGVIIYILLSGVPPFWAETEQGIFEQVLHGDLDFSSDPWPSISDGAKDLVQKMLVRDPKRRLTAHQVLCHPWVQIDGVAPDKPLDSAVLSRMKQFSAMNKFKKMALRVIAESLSEEEIAGLKEMFKMIDADNSGQITFEELKVGLKRVGANLKESEILDLMQAADVDNSGTIDYKEFIAATLHLNKIEKEDHLFAAFSYFDKDDSGFITPDELQQACEEFGVEDARIEEMIRDVDQDKDGRIDYNEFVAMMQKGSIMGGGPMKMGLEKSISISLKH, from the exons ATGGGTAATGTTTGTGTTGGGCCTACCATTTCTGGAAATAGTTTCGTGCAAGCTGTTTCCGCTGCAATATGGCGGCCACGGATTGGAGCTGAGCAAGCCTCTTCCCATGGCAGTGGATCAGCTTCCAAAGAAGCATCTTCTTCCCATGGCAAAGGAGGAGAAGTTTCCAAAGAAGCGTCAGCTTCAGGACCATTACCTGATCAGGTTCAGAATAAACCCCCTGAGCAAGTCACAATGTCAAATCCAAGAACCATTCCAGAAGCcgaaaccaaatcaaaaccagATGCACCTGAGGAAATCAAGCAGGAGGTTGTTCTGCAGGTGGATAAAACAAAGTCTGAGGCAACAAAACCAGATGCAAAGAGTGAAACCAACCCGGAGAAGAAACCTGAACCTAATAAGCCTAAACATATGAGGAGAGTGTCCAGTGCAGGGCTTAGGACAGAATCAGTATTGCAGAGGAAGACTGAAAACTTCAAAGAGTTCTATTCGTTGGGAAGGAAACTCGGACAAGGGCAGTTTGGGACAACGTTTTTGTGCGTTGAGAAAGGTACGGGGAACGAGTATGCGTGCAAATCCATTTCCAAGAGGAAGCTTTTGACGGATGAGGACGTTGAAGACGTGAGAAGAGAGATTCAGATAATGCATCACTTGGCTGGTCATCCAAATGTTATATCCATCAAAGGAGCATACGAAGATGTTGTGGCGGTGCATCTTGTGATGGAGTTGTGTTCAGGTGGCGAGCTTTTTGATAGGATTATCCAACGTGGGCATTACACTGAGAGGAAAGCTGCTGAGCTCGCGAGAACCATTGTTGGAGTTTTAGAGACTTGTCACTCTCTTGGTGTTATGCATAGAGACCTAAAGCCTGAGAACTTTCTGTTTGTTAGTAAAGAAGAAGATTCACTCTTGAAGACGATTGACTTTGGTCTCTCAATGTTCTTCAAACCAG ATGAGATTTTTACAGATGTTGTTGGTAGTCCATATTATGTAGCTCCAGAAGTTCTTAGAAAGCGTTATGGTTCTGAATCAGATGTGTGGAGTGCTGGTGTGATTATTTACATTTTGTTAAGCGGTGTTCCTCCTTTCTGGGCTG AAACCGAACAAGGTATATTCGAACAGGTCCTTCATGGAGATCTTGACTTCTCATCTGATCCATGGCCAAGCATCTCTGATGGCGCAAAAGACTTGGTGCAGAAAATGCTTGTGCGTGACCCCAAGCGAAGACTAACTGCACATCAAGTATTGT GTCATCCATGGGTTCAAATTGATGGTGTGGCTCCAGATAAACCTCTGGACTCTGCTGTTTTGAGCCGTATGAAGCAGTTTTCTGCTATGAACAAGTTCAAGAAAATGGCTCTTAGA GTCATAGCAGAAAGCTTATCTGAAGAAGAAATAGCCGGTTTGAAAGAAATGTTCAAGATGATTGATGCAGACAATAGTGGTCAGATAACTTTTGAGGAACTTAAAGTAGGACTAAAACGAGTTGGTGCTAATCTCAAAGAGTCAGAGATTCTTGACCTTATGCAAGCT GCTGATGTGGACAATAGTGGAACAATAGACTACAAAGAGTTCATAGCAGCAACATTGCATCTAAACAAAATAGAGAAAGAGGACCATTTGTTTGCCGCCTTCTCCTACTTTGACAAGGATGATAGTGGATTTATCACACCGGACGAGCTTCAGCAAGCTTGTGAGGAGTTTGGTGTTGAAGATGCACGGATAGAAGAAATGATACGCGATGTTGATCAAGACAAG GATGGAAGAATAGACTACAACGAGTTTGTGGCAATGATGCAGAAAGGGAGCATCATGGGAGGAGGACCTATGAAGATGGGTTTAGAGAAGAGCATTAGCATCTCTTTGAAACACTAG
- the LOC108860236 gene encoding nuclear pore complex protein NUP1 — protein MASASRGESSNPYGGGLGTGGKFRKPTARRSQKTPYERPPTSVRGSGVGGGREDRGGGGWLSKLVDPAQRLITYSAHKLFASVFRKRLVSGETPLQSPEQQRQLPERDVIQETRVAHMERTPALSTKNDVVRIQEGNASGNPGKDGFMDLEKMLKEKTFTRSEVDRLTALLRSKAADSSTVNGDQRNDASNLRHPPTQERASAHPDNGSMNALVSAPLGSSRALDEGIASPAQLAKAYMGSRPSEVTPSMLGLRGQAVREDSVFQNRTPFPSKSPTMSLVPKLSGQRPQENGFLTPRTRGRSAVYSMARTPYSRPQSTAKIGSPFQSPPSTWDETLSSGSRHGFQSGLKRRSSVLDNGIGSVGPVRRIRQKSNLSSRSLALPASEGPLSVRASGGQNITHTAKDSAEDIPGSSFNLVPSRSKDTAMKIFQQLEKMDSPKEKSPSKLSPSMLRGPALKSLQNVESLKFLDNIPEKKANSPVSSHQKQEKSGGSGSREFLALSVKTGSAADDTNKAGSSKDQETRVKGAYLPLTSSLEEHPPKKRSFRMTADEDLEDEHVAATTPFEEAEKQNVLKVEKGVGVSVPKGEKLSTSSETIASSSYTLNGDASQSTSNGSLETGRSQFSAFPMESVKKSNMPSEPTSKVTQGNEKSSISPTKTSGGDYISREEPKKDAAVFPNLFSSPAATDFLNQNNGTSAAIKLEKPSSFAFGVSEAFGKPTESKKTVSNSASGAESTTLAESTLNGSIFSGGANAISQPQFNGSLGSNPSFSSSISNTPSNNSASEVPCAVQSSAATLTSPSVFGKIPAASSVFGNLPANTSNDSNSGNNPLSTAAPPLSSASPFKFGEPAAAPLSTSTVSAPSAQVSKETEVKNPTFGNINSFKFGGMASAGTSTENTVAAKTSDIKSTPGFMFGSSPAVADAGTFSFGGTSSAAGGSTLIPSLAAPGSSASFVFGVSSSSTPTPGTESSKFSGTFATTTGSNIFGTSSPAFTSSGSSVSGGVAASTASSVFGFNAVSSASGASSQSQASNLFGAANGQTGNIGSGTTTQTQSAPFMFGSSASAPTFGLSGNNTSSNSSPSVFASGSTPQLGSTNSSSSSSGTTSSPLFGTNWQAPKPAPAFTSSFTPSSSPTFSFGGSSAATASSASAPMTFSFNSTAPAIPQQSVFGNSAPSATPPSPFGNSTPSFAFGATATPPNTTNGFNNNNQQMSMEDSMAEDTDQANKISMVQQQPVFGQQPVSMPQPSFTFGGGAPPATPPTMANPFQFGGQPIASTAPQNASPFQASQSLEFQGGGSFSLGSTGGGDKSGRRIIKPRKSNRKK, from the exons ATGGCGAGCGCGTCACGGGGAGAGAGCAGCAACCCATACGGCGGCGGATTGGGAACCGGCGGAAAGTTCCGTAAGCCGACGGCTCGTAGGTCTCAGAAAACTCCGTATGAACGGCCACCAACCTCCGTGAGGGGCTCTGGAGTTGGAGGCGGTAGGGAGGACAGAGGCGGCGGCGGGTGGTTGTCTAAGTTGGTGGATCCGGCTCAGAGGCTTATTACCTATAGCGCTCATAAGCTATTCGCGTCTGTTTTTCGGAAACGCCTCGTCTCGGGTGAGACGCCCTTGCAGTCTCCGGAGCAGCAGCGGCAGCTTCCTGAAAGAG ATGTGATTCAGGAGACTAGAGTAGCACACATGGAGAGGACCCCTGCT TTGTCCACGAAAAATGATGTGGTTCGGATCCAAGAAGGCAATGCCTCAGGCAATCCAGGCAAGGATGGATTTATGGACCTTGAGAAGATGTTGAAGGAAAAAACTTTTACAAG ATCTGAAGTTGACCGATTAACTGCACTGCTCCGTTCGAAAGCTGCTGATTCATCCACTGTAAACGGGGATCAAAGAAATGATGCGAGTAATTTGAGACATCCACCAACACAGGAGAGGGCTAGTGCACATCCAGATAATGGAAGTATGAACGCCCTTGTTTCAGCACCTCTTGGAAGTTCGAGG GCTCTCGATGAGGGCATTGCTTCGCCAGCTCAGCTTGCAAAGGCCTACATGGGTAGCAGACCTTCAGAAGTTACTCCTTCTATGCTGGGGTTGCGTGGTCAAGCGGTTAGGGAAGATTCTGTTTTCCAGAACAGAACCCCATTTCCGTCAAAGTCACCTACAATGTCACTGGTGCCAAAGCTTTCTGGACAAAGACCTCAGGAAAATGGTTTTCTCACCCCTAGAACTCGGGGAAGATCTGCTGTTTATAGCATGGCTAGAACACCATACTCTAGGCCTCAGTCCACTGCGAAG ATTGGGTCTCCTTTCCAGTCACCTCCAAGCACATGGGACGAAACCTTATCTTCTGGTTCTAGACATGGGTTTCAATCG ggTCTCAAACGGAGGAGCTCAGTCTTAGATAACGGTATAGGATCTGTGGGGCCTGTAAGGAGGATTCGCCAGAAGTCCAACCTTTCTTCTAGAAGCTTGGCATTGCCTGCCTCAGAAGGCCCGCTTTCTGTTCGTGCCAGTGGTGGACAAAACATTACACATACAGCTAAAGATAGTGCAGAGGATATTCCTGGTTCAAGTTTTAACCTTGTCCCTTCCAGATCCAAGGATACGGCTATGAAAATATTCCAGCAACTTGAGAAAATGGATTCCCCAAAGGAGAAATCACCAAGCAAGTTATCACCGTCTATGCTACGAGGCCCGGCTCTCAAAAGCCTTCAAAATGTGGAGTCCCTGAAGTTCTTGGATAATATTCCTGAGAAGAAGGCAAATTCGCCAGTCTCTAGTCATCAAAAGCAGGAAAAATCTGGAGGGAGTGGCTCCAGGGAGTTTTTAGCTCTAAGTGTGAAGACTGGTAGTGCTGCTGATGACACTAACAAAGCAGGTTCCAGTAAAGATCAGGAGACTCGTGTTAAAGGCGCTTATTTGCCTCTCACGAGTTCTTTGGAAGAGCATCCTCCGAAAAAACGATCATTTCGGATGACTGCCGATGAG GATTTGGAGGATGAACATGTTGCAGCAACTACTCCATTTGAAGAGGCAGAAAAACAGAATGTCTTGAAAGTAGAGAAAGGTGTTGGTGTCAGCGTGCCTAAAGGGGAGAAGCTATCTACTTCATCTGAGACCATAGCCTCTTCGTCATATACTCTTAATGGTGACGCCTCTCAGAGTACTTCTAATGGATCTCTAGAAACTGGAAGGAGCCAATTTTCTGCTTTTCCAATGGAATCTGTTAAGAAAAGTAATATGCCCTCTGAGCCAACTTCAAAGGTCACACAAGGGAATGAGAAATCGAGTATTTCTCCTACCAAGACCTCTGGAGGGGATTATATCTCTCGGGAAGAGCCTAAAAAGGATGCTGCTGTGTTTCCTAACCTCTTCTCTTCACCTGCGGCCACTGActttttaaatcaaaacaatggTACATCTGCAGCCATCAAGTTAGAAAAGCCGAGCAG CTTTGCTTTTGGAGTATCGGAGGCTTTTGGAAAGCCAACTGAATCAAAGAAAACTGTTAGCAACAGTGCTTCTGGAGCTGAGTCAACTACCTTAGCTGAATCAACCCTCAACGGTAGTATATTCTCAGGTGGAGCAAACGCCATCAGTCAACCTCAGTTTAACGGCTCTCTTGGTTCAAACCCTTCCTTCTCATCTAGCATTTCGAATACACCTTCCAATAATTCTGCGAGTGAGGTGCCATGCGCTGTGCAATCTTCTGCTGCTACTCTGACTTCCCCCAGTGTATTTGGAAAGATTCCGGCTGCCTCGAGTGTATTTGGGAACTTGCCTGCTAATACTAGTAACGACAGCAATTCCGGCAACAACCCACTATCAACTGCAGCACCTCCTCTCTCTTCTGCGTCGCCTTTCAAATTTGGGGAACCTGCAGCAGCTCCATTGTCTACTTCAACAGTATCTGCACCTAGCGCTCAGGTTTCAAAAGAGACCGAAGTAAAGAACCCAACATTTGGAAATATAAACAGTTTCAAGTTTGGTGGTATGGCTTCAGCTGGTACGAGCACTGAAAATACTGTTGCTGCTAAAACCTCAGATATTAAAAGCACGCCAGGCTTTATGTTTGGGAGCTCCCCAGCTGTGGCAGACGCTGGTACATTTAGCTTTGGTGGGACATCCTCTGCGGCTGGCGGCAGCACATTAATCCCTTCTCTTGCTGCACCTGGGAGCTCTGCAAGTTTTGTGTTTGGTGTGTCATCTTCCTCAACCCCAACCCCTGGGACGGAAAGCAGCAAGTTTTCAGGGACTTTTGCAACTACTACTGGAAGTAATATTTTTGGAACGTCCTCTCCTGCATTTACAAGCTCTGGTAGTAGCGTTTCCGGAGGTGTAGCTGCAAGTACTGCAAGCAGTGTTTTTGGATTCAATGCTGTTTCATCAGCTTCTGGTGCTAGCTCCCAATCTCAGGCCTCGAACCTTTTCGGTGCTGCAAATGGTCAAACGGGTAACATTGGGAGCGGAACCACAACTCAGACACAAAGCGCTCCCTTTATGTTTGGGTCATCTGCATCAGCTCCTACATTTGGTTTGTCTGGGAACAACACTTCATCGAACAGTTCCCCTTCAGTGTTTGCTTCTGGTTCAACCCCTCAACTGGGCTCGACAAATTCGTCTTCAAGCTCTAGTGGTACAACTAGCTCTCCTCTGTTTGGGACGAACTGGCAAGCTCCCAAACCTGCTCCAGCCTTTACTTCCTCATTCACCCCTTCCTCATCTCCAACATTTTCGTTTGGAGGATCATCTGCTGCTACCGCTTCAAGCGCTTCTGCTCCCATGACCTTTAGTTTCAACTCAACCGCTCCTGCCATTCCTCAGCAGTCAGTATTTGGTAACTCAGCCCCCTCAGCGACTCCTCCCTCGCCCTTTGGAAACTCAACCCCCTCGTTTGCGTTTGGTGCGACTGCTACACCACCAAATACTACAAACGGTTTCAACAATAATAACCAGCAAATGAGCATGGAGGACAGTATGGCAGAAGACACAGACCAAGCCAACAAAATATCCATGGTACAACAACAACCAGTGTTTGGACAACAGCCTGTCTCAATGCCTCAACCAAGCTTTACCTTTGGAGGAGGAGCACCACCAGCAACGCCTCCAACAATGGCTAACCCGTTCCAGTTTGGCGGCCAGCCGATTGCAAGCACAGCGCCACAGAACGCATCACCTTTCCAGGCATCACAGAGTCTAGAGTTCCAAGGAGGTGGGAGCTTCTCACTGGGCAGCACTGGAGGAGGCGACAAGTCCGGGCGCAGAATCATCAAACCAAGGAAAAGCAACAGAAAGAAGTAA
- the LOC108860240 gene encoding vacuolar protein sorting-associated protein 60.1, with translation MRRVFGAKKNTEPPPSIQDASDRINKRGETVEEKIKKVDVELCKYREQIQKTRPGPAQQALKARAMRLLKQKKMYEGQRDMLYNQTFNLDQVSFAAEGLKDAQQTMTALKSANKELKGMMKTVQIQDIDNLQDEMMDLMDVSSEIQETLGRSYNVPDGLDEDDLMGELEALEADMGDETEADGVPSYLQPDKHSDYDDELNLPSVPIGQTGAPPGRVQAEDEFGLPAVPRASLRG, from the exons ATGAGGAGAGTTTTCGGCGCGAAAAAGAACACAGAGCCTCCTCCCTCCATTCAGGATGCCTCCGATCGG ATAAATAAGAGGGGAGAAACAGTggaagagaagataaagaaggtTGATGTTGAGCTCTGCAAATACAGAGAGCAGATTCAAAAGACTCGACCTGGTcctgctcagcaagctctcaaAGCTCGTGCTATGAGGCTTCTCAAGCAGAAGAAAAT GTATGAAGGACAACGTGACATGCTCTATAATCAAACATTCAATCTCGATCAAGTCTCTTTCGCTGCTGAAGGTCTCAAAGACGCTCAACAAAct ATGACTGCGCTAAAGTCTGCTAACAAGGAGCTGAAAGGGATGATGAAAACCGTTCAGATTCAAGATATcgat AATTTGCAAGATGAGATGATGGATCTGATGGATGTGAGTTCTGAGATTCAAGAAACGCTTGGTAGGAGCTATAATGTTCCTGATGGTCTCGACGAAGATGATCTCATGGGAG AGCTGGAGGCTCTTGAAGCTGATATGGGAGACGAGACAGAAGCAGATGGAGTGCCTTCTTATCTCCAACCCGATAAGCATAGTGATTACGATGATGAACTTAACTTGCCTTCAGTACCAATAGGACAGACTGGAGCTCCACCTGGTCGAGTTCAG GCTGAGGATGAGTTTGGGTTGCCGGCCGTACCACGAGCTTCTCTCCGGGGATAA